AGAATTCGACTATAAATGTAATCTACGGTGTATATTTACGCGAATTTTTTTCTGATCTTGGCACCCCTGACCATCCCGGTTCGGATGATGCGGATCGGTGTGCTAGACTGGTACTTTTCCTATGTTGCCTTTGGCGCGCGGAAAAGAAGGCGTTTTCAAGCTGGTGTCGAGCTATCGGCCGCAGGGCGATCAGCCGACCGCCATTGACGCGATTGTAAGCAATGTGCAGCAGGCGGTAGCCCACCAGGTGCTGCTGGGGGTCACCGGGTCTGGCAAGACCTTCACCATGGCGAACGTGATCGAGCGGGTGAACCGTCCCACACTCGTTATCGCGCCCAACAAAACGCTGGCGGCCCAGCTCTATAACGAGTTCAAAAGCCTGTTTCCGGACAACGCCGTCCGCTATTTCGTTTCCTACTACGATTACTATCAGCCAGAAGCATACGTGCCGTCGACCGACACCTTCATAGAGAAGGATGCCAGCATCAATGACGAGATCGACAAGATGCGACATTCGGCGACCAAGGCGTTGCTGGAGCGCAACGATGCACTGATCGTCGCATCGGTATCCTGCATCTACGGTCTGGGCGAACCGGAAGTGTACTTCGAGATGCTGGTTTTCGTGGAAGAGGGCCAGACCATCGAGCGTGATCGGGTGTTGCGCAAGCTGGTCGATATCCACTACCAGCGCAATGACTACGACTTTCATCGCGGCACCTTCCGAGTGCGGGGCGACACGATTGAGGTATTTCCGGCGTACGAAGAAAGCCGGGCGGTGCGGATAGAGTTCTTCGGGGACCAGATTGAAGCTCTGTCCGAGATCGATGCGCTGCGCGGAAAAGTCATCCGCAAGCTACAATCGGTCGCGATCTACCCAGCCTCGCACTACGTCACGACCTCGGATCGGATGGAGCGCGCGGTCGGGACGATTCGTGCCGAACTGAAGGAACGGCTTGAGTGGTTTCGCACCGAGAACCGTCTGCTCGAGGCGCAGCGCCTGGAGCAGCGCACCATGTACGATCTCGAGCTGCTCGCCGAGATGGGGTTCTGTCCGGGTATCGAGAATTATTCGCGTCACCTGACCGGGCGCGCTCCGGGCGAACCGCCGCCTACCTTGCTGGACTATTTTCCGAATGGTTCGCTGTTCTTCATCGATGAGAGTCACAACACGATTCCCCAGATCGGGGGTATGTATCGCGGCGACCGCTCGCGTAAACAAACCCTGGTTGATTTCGGGTTCCGGCTTCCTTCCGCACTGGATAATCGGCCGCTCAATTTCGAGGAATGGGAAAGCCACATAAATCAGGCAGTCTACGTTTCGGCGACGCCCGGCGACTACGAGCTCGAGCGTTCGGGAGGCTTGCTGGTCGAGCAGCTCATTCGACCCACAGGGCTTATCGACCCCGAAATCGAAGTCCGCAGGGCGGGAACCCAGGTCGATGACCTGCTCGAGGAGATTCGCAAACGGGCCGCCGCCAATGAACGGATCCTGGTCACCTGCCTGACCAAGAAGATGGCCGAGGATCTAACTGATTACTATCACGACCTTGGAGTTCGGGTGCGCTACCTGCACTCCGACATCGAGACGATCGAGCGCGTCGAGATAATCCGAAGCCTGCGCAAGGGTGACTTCGACGTCCTGGTCGGAATCAACCTGCTGCGTGAGGGCCTGGATTTGCCGGAGGTGTCGCTGGTCGCGATCCTCGATGCCGACAAGGAGGGATACCTGCGCTCGACCCGCTCTCTCATTCAGACCATCGGGCGCGCAGCCCGTCACGTGAACGGGCGCGTCCTGATGTACGCCGACCGCGTCACAGACTCGATGGAGCGAGCCATTGGCGAAACCAATCGCCGCCGCGCCAAGCAGCTGGCATACAATGAGCAACACGGCATCACCCCCCAATCGGTCACCAAGGCCATCGATGCGTCGCTGGTCGAGATGTACTCGCCGGAATGGGCGATCGTGCCGGAAGTAGAAGCGAAAGACTCCGAGGAGGAGTTCATTGCACCGCATGAACTCCCCGACCGAATCACCGCGCTGCGCCATGAGATGATGCAGGCGGCGAACGACCTGGAGTACGAGCGCGCCGCCGAGCTGCGTGACCAGATAAAGCGTCTGGAGCGCAAGATCTTTGGAATGGACCAGCCGCCCGTGCCCGCTGCAACCGTTCCGGCGCCCGGGACCGCTGGTTCACGGATGAGCCAGACCCGCGGACGCAAAGGCGCGGGCGCAGCGACCGGAGCGGCGGCCGCGGGAGCAGCATCGGGCAAACGACCGATCCGCCAAGGTCGGCTCAGGTTGACCCCGGACCGTCCCACCTGAGTTTGCGCAGCTTTTACTACTGTCTGATGCGACGCTCCACAAACGGTTGGTGACTTCGCTGTCTTTGCGGCGAGCTGCTTTTTGGTCCTTGGCATGGGCTATCAGCAAGGCCGCCTCGTTGAACGATCGAAGACTCAGTCGCCGCGGCGGAACGAAATCCCGACCAGATCGTCGCGGTTGCTCCACAACTCCACACCTCCCGGATTCCGTCACAGGTGCGGTGGGGCGACGCCGACACGGCATTCGAAAGGCCCGCTGTCGCTCGGCTGACTGCGCGACAACCTGGGTGGGTTGCGCAGGGTCACGACCGTGCCGCACGCGAGTTGTTCTGGCCCGAAGAACATCCGCGCCTGCTGCTCAAGGAATTCTGGGCAAGCGCAAACTAGAGCAGGGCGCAGACGGGACACGGGGCCACGTCTGCGCCCTCCCTACTACTTCTCGAACGAAGGTCCTACGTAGCCCGCGGGAGGCAGGGCGGTAGGGTTTTGCCCGCGGTCTCCCGCGTTTAAAAATTGGCTCCCGACGGTCAACCCGCCGTCGACGACCATCGCCTGACCGGTAACCCACTGCGCATCATCGCTCGCCAGGTAGAGCGCCATCCCCGCGATATCTTCCGGATGACCGGCGCGCTGAAGTGGTTGCCCCTTCGCCATCCAGTCTTCCATCGCTTCTTTGACGCCGGGCTGGTTGCGGTGAAGGATTGGCGTGTTGATTCCACCCGGACAGATACAGTTCACACGAATTTTGTCCTTGGCGAATTCGAGTGCCGCCGAGCGTGTGAGATTGACCACCCCGGCCTTGGCCGCGCAGTAGGGATGCAATCCCGCAAAGCCGCGGATGCCGGCTACCGAAGCGGTCGAGATAATCGACCCACCGCCCACCTTGCGTAGTTCAGGGACGGAGTGCTTTATGCCCAGGAACACCGAGCGCAGTAGCACCGCGATACTTCTGTCCCAGTCTTCGACACTGATCTGTTCCAGGGGGCCCACCGCACCGCCGATGCCGGCGTTGTTGTAAACGATATCGAGTCGACCGAACTCTTTGACGGCGCGTGCGACCAGCGCCTTTATCTCGGCTTCGCTTGAAACCTCCGCTTTCTGAAATACGGCGCGGCCGCCGTTCTCCCTGCAGTCGCGGACCGCGGCTTCGCCGCCTTCAACATTGAGGTCGGCAATCACCACCGCAGCGCCTTCGCCTGCAAAGCGCATGGCCGTACCGCGTCCGATTCCGCTGGCGGAACCGGTGATGATTGCTACTTTTCCATCCAATCTACCCATGAAGATTCTCCTCTTCTGGCTTCCTCCGAGGTCTGGACCCGGGGAGCTGTCATCCGCGATGCTCAAGTGCGAAATCGTCACTCGCCGAGCGCGGGTTTCTAGCGCTCGAAGGATGGCCCCGAAAAGCCCGCTTCGGGCACCCGGAAGCGGACGTTGCCGGTGTTGATTCCGCCGTCGACCACCATCGCGGTGCCGCTTATCCATTCGGATTCATCGCTGGCAAGAAACAACGCCATGTTGGCGATATCTTCGGGATGTCCCGCGCGCGGTATCGGCTGCATTTTCGCCATCCGCTCTTCGGCCGCCTCCTGGCCGCCACGGGTGCCGCGATGGACCAGTGGCGTATTCACGCCCCCCGGACAAATGCAATTGACGCGGATGCGATCATGGCCGACTTCGATCGCGACCGCCTGCGTGAGAGTGATGATGGCGCCCTTAGCCGCACTGTAAGCCGCCAAGTAGCCGACGCCACGCAAACCCGCTACCGAGGCGGTGGTGATGATTGATCCGCCGCCGACCTTGCGCATTTCGGGGATCGAATACTTCATCCCGAAGAATACGGCGCGGAGCAGCACCGAAATCGAGCGATCCCAATCCTGGGCGGTGATTTTTTCGATCGGCCCAAGTGCGCCAGCGACGCCGGCGTTGTTGTACATGATGTCGAGGCGGCCGTATTCGCGGGTTGCGCGACCGATTGCGGCCTGGATATCCGCTTCGCTGGTCACATCGGTGCGTTGGAAGACCGCCTGGCCGCCGGCGGCCGCGCATTCGGCGACCACCTCTTCACCACCGTGCGAATTCAGGTCGGTGAGCACGACCGCCGCGCCTTCTTTGGCAAAGCGCAGTGCTGTAGCGCGGCCCATGCCACTGGCCGCTCCGGTGATGACGGCGACTTTGCCGTTGAGCTTGCCCATTAATCTGCCTCCTTGCACCGTTTACTCATCGCGCAATAGCACGCCTCGCCGAGCCGCCGCCAACCTGAGCGGCAAGGGCGATCACGGTGGTATAATGATGACGGCCAATGTCTGAAGATGAGAAAGCGCCGCCTGTCCCCGAGGGTCCGCGCTACGGATCGCTCGTGGACTACCCAAGCGTAGACGCAAGCGAACCCGCAAGCCGTCCCGCGTTGACGCTCACGGCCGACAAAGATCCGCTGACCCGCCAGCTCGAAACCATTCCGCTGTCTGCCGGCGTGTACCTGCTGAAAGATCGGGCCGGCAAGGTGCTCTACGTGGGCAAGGCCAAATCGCTGCGGCCACGAGTGCGGGCATATTTTCGCGGCAGCGAGGGAGAGCAGGGCGACGGGCGCTTCCAGGTACGCTTCCTGATGCGGCGGGTGCGCGGTTTCGAGACCATCGTAACCGCAAGCGAAAAGGAAGCGCTGATCCTCGAGAACAATCTCATCAAGCAGTACAAGCCGCGCTATAACATCCGGCTCAAGGACGACAAATCGTACCTGAGCGCCAAGATCACCAATCATCCCTGGCCGCGAATCACGGTGACACGGCGCATCGTCAAGGATGGCGGTAAATACTTCGGTCCGTTCGGATCGGCGGACGGCTTGCGCGAAACCATCGATGTCATTCGGAAGGTCTTCCCGCTCCGGACCTGCTCCGACGGAGTGTTTCGCAACCGTTCGCGCCCGTGTCTCGAATATCAGATCAAGCGCTGCATGGGGCCATGCTGCCTTACCGTCGATCGCGGGGAATACGGCAAGCATCTGCAGGCCGCGCAGATGCTGCTGGAGGGAAAGAACCTGGAGCTGCTGCGCGAACTACGCGAGCAGATGAAGGCGCACGCCTCGCGGCTCGAATTCGAAAGCGCTGCCAAGATTCGCGATCGCGTGCGCGCGATCGAAAAGACGGTCGAACGCCAGACCGTGCTCCATCACTGGGGAATCGATCAGGATATCTTCGGGCTCTATCGCGAGGGCGGCTTCATCGAAGCGATCGTGCTGATCGTGCGCGGCGGCAAACTGACCAGCACGCAGGGATGGAGTTTTCAGGACCTCGAGTTTCCCGATGAGGAAGTGCTCGGCGATCTCCTGACGCAGTACTACCAGGGGCCCCGCACCCTTCCCGACGAAGTCCTCCTGCCGGTCGCGCTCGAGGACGCCGAGGTGCGCGCGGAACTATGGTCGGAACGCCGCGGCAAGAAGACCGAGGTGTTCGTGCCGCAGCGCGGCGAGAAGCTGCGGTTGCTGGAAATGGCGATGGAGAATGCACACCAGAGTTTCGCGGCGCGCCGCGACAACGAACAGACCCGGGAGAAGATGCTCGAGGAGCTGCGCACGAAACTGCATCTGCGCAACTCCCCCAAGCGCATCGAATGCTACGACATTTCCAATCTGCAGGGTTCCATGGTGGTCGGCTCGCAGGTGACCTTCGACGAAGGCGAGCCCGACAAGAATCGCTATCGCCGCTACCGAATTCGCGGCTTCGAAGGGCAGGACGATTTTGCGAGTATGGCCGAAGTGCTGGGGCGGAGGGCGGAGCGCGCCAAGCGTGAGAACGAGTATCCCGATCTGTGGGTCATCGACGGGGGCAAAGGCCAACTTAATGTGGCACTTCAGGTTTTGCGGGAACACCACCTGGCTGACCAGATCGATTGCGTATCGCTTGCCAAGCAGCACGTGCTCAACGATCGACGCGCCAAAGAGGTGACCAAATCGGAGGAACGCGTCTTTCTGCCCAATCGCAAGGATCCGATCGTGCTGGCGAAGAACTCAACCGCACTGTTCCTGCTGGTACGGGTGCGCGACGAGGCGCATCGCTTCGCGATCACCTACAACCGCGAGCTGCGGCGGCGGGCACGGATGCGATCGGTGCTCGACGATATCGAGGGAATTGGGCCCGTGCGTCGGCGCACGCTGTTGCGGCACTTCGGGAGCCTCAGGCGAATTCGCCTGGCCTCGCTAGAGGAGATCGCGGCGGTCAAGGGGTTGAACCGCGAGCTGGCCGAAGAAATTCGCCGGCACCTGGATGCGATGGCGGCACTGCTTGATCAGGAGGAAAGTGAAGAGGGCGGACTGCCACCAGCCACGGAGCAAGCCTCCGAGGAGAAGGCTCAGCCTTCTTTGGACTTTACGGATTGAAGTTGCTCCGCGCGGCCGACTCCAGCGCTTAGCCCTTGTCCTGCGCAGTGCGCATTCGCGCGACCAGTGTGCGCGCCTCTTCGCCTCCCAATAGCCGATCCGCGAGCGGATAGAGCACGTCGTGCTCCTTGTTTTCGTGACTGCGGAGCAGGGCGCCGGGTTCTATTTCCTGACCCTCAACCGCCTTGATGCCGGTCCACAGCTCCGCAACCGTCAGTAGCGGCTTAAGCTGCTCGAGCATGTGTTCCATCTGCCGATGCTCCAGACGCATCGCGTTGGTTGGCTCGTTGTTTTTGCTTTTACTCTCGATGGCGGGGAACAGGATCTGCTCCTCGACACTTATGTGTCGCTTAAGCGCCGCGATCAGATCGCGCACCAGGCTATGGAGCTTTCCAAATTCCTCAGCGTTCAGCGCCGCTGTGGTCTGCTCCCACAAGTCGCGAAGCCGAGTGTGCTCGACATCCATGGATCCGGTGATTGTGTCAGCGCTTGCTTGAACTTGGTTTTCCTCGGTGGCCATCACGATTCCTTTCTCAGGTTCTCGATTACCATCGCCGAGCATATGAGCAAACGTCATAGAGCCGCTACGGGCTTGAGGGACGTGAGTAGTCGATCGCCTCTCCACGCACCGCAGGCGCAAAACCGGGGACTTCGCCGTTGCGCTAAGCGACGCGCGATTTGAGCAAGCAACCTGATGGTTGCTGCACCGGGATCGGGCGCCCGAGGTGCCCGCTGCCTGAGTGGAACGGGTGACCTCCTGCTCGGTCTTGGTGGTTGATGGTTTCCAGGTCCCATCGCGCGACGCACCGTGACCATTAGGATTGCTGATGTTGAGCGCTGTTTGGGTTGACGGAGTTAGATGGCTGTGGGAAACTTCGCGCCAGGCGAAGGCCGCGCGAGGCGGTGCTTCGCCGTTTTGAAGAGTAGCAGGATCGTTCGGAGGAATTTTCCATGGCTGAAGAGGCCCAGGCAACTGATTCGGGACCGCGTCCGATTGTTCCTTTTCTGAAACTCGGCTCGAATCCACATCTC
The window above is part of the Candidatus Binataceae bacterium genome. Proteins encoded here:
- the uvrB gene encoding excinuclease ABC subunit UvrB; amino-acid sequence: MLPLARGKEGVFKLVSSYRPQGDQPTAIDAIVSNVQQAVAHQVLLGVTGSGKTFTMANVIERVNRPTLVIAPNKTLAAQLYNEFKSLFPDNAVRYFVSYYDYYQPEAYVPSTDTFIEKDASINDEIDKMRHSATKALLERNDALIVASVSCIYGLGEPEVYFEMLVFVEEGQTIERDRVLRKLVDIHYQRNDYDFHRGTFRVRGDTIEVFPAYEESRAVRIEFFGDQIEALSEIDALRGKVIRKLQSVAIYPASHYVTTSDRMERAVGTIRAELKERLEWFRTENRLLEAQRLEQRTMYDLELLAEMGFCPGIENYSRHLTGRAPGEPPPTLLDYFPNGSLFFIDESHNTIPQIGGMYRGDRSRKQTLVDFGFRLPSALDNRPLNFEEWESHINQAVYVSATPGDYELERSGGLLVEQLIRPTGLIDPEIEVRRAGTQVDDLLEEIRKRAAANERILVTCLTKKMAEDLTDYYHDLGVRVRYLHSDIETIERVEIIRSLRKGDFDVLVGINLLREGLDLPEVSLVAILDADKEGYLRSTRSLIQTIGRAARHVNGRVLMYADRVTDSMERAIGETNRRRAKQLAYNEQHGITPQSVTKAIDASLVEMYSPEWAIVPEVEAKDSEEEFIAPHELPDRITALRHEMMQAANDLEYERAAELRDQIKRLERKIFGMDQPPVPAATVPAPGTAGSRMSQTRGRKGAGAATGAAAAGAASGKRPIRQGRLRLTPDRPT
- a CDS encoding SDR family oxidoreductase yields the protein MGRLDGKVAIITGSASGIGRGTAMRFAGEGAAVVIADLNVEGGEAAVRDCRENGGRAVFQKAEVSSEAEIKALVARAVKEFGRLDIVYNNAGIGGAVGPLEQISVEDWDRSIAVLLRSVFLGIKHSVPELRKVGGGSIISTASVAGIRGFAGLHPYCAAKAGVVNLTRSAALEFAKDKIRVNCICPGGINTPILHRNQPGVKEAMEDWMAKGQPLQRAGHPEDIAGMALYLASDDAQWVTGQAMVVDGGLTVGSQFLNAGDRGQNPTALPPAGYVGPSFEK
- a CDS encoding SDR family oxidoreductase, which gives rise to MGKLNGKVAVITGAASGMGRATALRFAKEGAAVVLTDLNSHGGEEVVAECAAAGGQAVFQRTDVTSEADIQAAIGRATREYGRLDIMYNNAGVAGALGPIEKITAQDWDRSISVLLRAVFFGMKYSIPEMRKVGGGSIITTASVAGLRGVGYLAAYSAAKGAIITLTQAVAIEVGHDRIRVNCICPGGVNTPLVHRGTRGGQEAAEERMAKMQPIPRAGHPEDIANMALFLASDESEWISGTAMVVDGGINTGNVRFRVPEAGFSGPSFER
- the uvrC gene encoding excinuclease ABC subunit UvrC, with the protein product MSEDEKAPPVPEGPRYGSLVDYPSVDASEPASRPALTLTADKDPLTRQLETIPLSAGVYLLKDRAGKVLYVGKAKSLRPRVRAYFRGSEGEQGDGRFQVRFLMRRVRGFETIVTASEKEALILENNLIKQYKPRYNIRLKDDKSYLSAKITNHPWPRITVTRRIVKDGGKYFGPFGSADGLRETIDVIRKVFPLRTCSDGVFRNRSRPCLEYQIKRCMGPCCLTVDRGEYGKHLQAAQMLLEGKNLELLRELREQMKAHASRLEFESAAKIRDRVRAIEKTVERQTVLHHWGIDQDIFGLYREGGFIEAIVLIVRGGKLTSTQGWSFQDLEFPDEEVLGDLLTQYYQGPRTLPDEVLLPVALEDAEVRAELWSERRGKKTEVFVPQRGEKLRLLEMAMENAHQSFAARRDNEQTREKMLEELRTKLHLRNSPKRIECYDISNLQGSMVVGSQVTFDEGEPDKNRYRRYRIRGFEGQDDFASMAEVLGRRAERAKRENEYPDLWVIDGGKGQLNVALQVLREHHLADQIDCVSLAKQHVLNDRRAKEVTKSEERVFLPNRKDPIVLAKNSTALFLLVRVRDEAHRFAITYNRELRRRARMRSVLDDIEGIGPVRRRTLLRHFGSLRRIRLASLEEIAAVKGLNRELAEEIRRHLDAMAALLDQEESEEGGLPPATEQASEEKAQPSLDFTD
- a CDS encoding hemerythrin domain-containing protein, translated to MTFAHMLGDGNREPEKGIVMATEENQVQASADTITGSMDVEHTRLRDLWEQTTAALNAEEFGKLHSLVRDLIAALKRHISVEEQILFPAIESKSKNNEPTNAMRLEHRQMEHMLEQLKPLLTVAELWTGIKAVEGQEIEPGALLRSHENKEHDVLYPLADRLLGGEEARTLVARMRTAQDKG